One region of uncultured Methanolobus sp. genomic DNA includes:
- the ltrA gene encoding group II intron reverse transcriptase/maturase, producing MKGGKLMNAGYSTTPSGERLADNSIPKWEKIDWKTVENNVNKLQTRIVKAVRQKKWHLVKRLQYLLTNSFHAKLLAVKKVTQNRGKRTAGIDGEKWITSNSKLKAALELSGKNYKAKPLRRIYIEKPGKKKKRPLSIPTMSDRAMQALYALALNPIAETTADRISYGFRKYRSSQDAQAQLFVCLSKRNSAQWILEGDIKGCFDTINHEWLLNNVLMDKSILKQFLKAGYVYNRHLNPTKAGTAQGGLISPTLANITLDGMENAIASKYHTNKRGTINKNRYNPHKVNFVRYADDFIITADSEEVAKDIADTIRLFLKERGLELSREKTLITHIDNGFDFLGWNFRKYSGKLLIKPSNKSIENITRSISNVIKNGKALSQRSLIKKLNPIITGWSEYHRSAVAKETFSKLDFRLWNMLWTWAKRRHPNKSHQWIVNRYWHRIGSRNWVFSAEGLKLKIFSDTKIIRHPCIKMDKNPYVDKEYFKWRTNYLRKQKQVSLE from the coding sequence ATGAAAGGAGGCAAACTTATGAATGCAGGATACTCAACGACACCATCAGGTGAGAGGCTTGCAGACAATTCAATCCCGAAATGGGAGAAAATCGACTGGAAAACAGTCGAAAATAACGTTAATAAGCTGCAAACCCGGATTGTAAAAGCAGTTAGACAAAAGAAGTGGCATTTAGTTAAACGGCTACAATACTTGCTTACCAATTCTTTCCATGCCAAATTACTGGCAGTAAAGAAGGTAACACAAAACAGAGGTAAAAGAACAGCTGGAATCGATGGAGAAAAATGGATAACGTCCAACTCCAAGCTGAAAGCTGCTCTGGAACTGTCAGGTAAGAACTACAAGGCCAAACCATTAAGAAGAATCTATATTGAGAAGCCAGGGAAGAAGAAAAAACGACCATTGAGCATCCCTACAATGTCCGACAGAGCGATGCAGGCATTATATGCCCTAGCTCTAAACCCAATAGCAGAAACTACAGCAGACAGAATATCCTATGGATTTCGGAAATATCGAAGTTCACAGGATGCACAAGCTCAATTATTTGTATGCCTGAGTAAAAGAAACTCTGCTCAATGGATTCTGGAAGGGGACATAAAAGGCTGCTTCGATACCATAAATCATGAGTGGCTCCTGAATAATGTCCTTATGGATAAGTCAATATTAAAGCAATTCCTTAAAGCTGGCTATGTGTACAACAGGCATCTGAATCCCACCAAAGCAGGTACTGCGCAAGGTGGACTAATATCTCCAACTTTGGCTAATATCACTCTGGATGGTATGGAAAATGCAATAGCATCCAAATACCATACAAACAAGAGGGGAACTATCAATAAAAACAGATATAACCCACATAAAGTCAATTTTGTGAGATATGCAGACGATTTCATCATCACTGCCGATTCAGAGGAAGTAGCTAAAGATATTGCTGATACTATCAGACTATTCTTAAAGGAAAGAGGACTGGAACTATCTCGTGAGAAAACCCTTATTACTCATATAGACAATGGGTTTGATTTCCTGGGATGGAATTTTCGGAAATACAGCGGTAAACTCCTAATCAAACCCTCGAATAAATCTATTGAGAATATCACAAGAAGTATAAGTAACGTGATTAAGAACGGCAAGGCTTTGTCGCAACGTTCTCTCATTAAGAAACTCAACCCTATTATCACTGGATGGAGCGAATACCATCGCTCAGCAGTTGCTAAAGAGACGTTCAGTAAGCTTGATTTCAGATTATGGAATATGCTATGGACGTGGGCTAAAAGGCGACATCCGAACAAATCTCACCAATGGATAGTAAATCGATATTGGCATAGGATAGGGTCAAGGAACTGGGTATTCTCTGCAGAGGGGCTTAAACTTAAAATCTTCTCGGATACGAAGATAATAAGACATCCGTGTATAAAAATGGATAAGAACCCCTACGTAGACAAAGAATATTTCAAATGGAGAACAAACTATCTGAGAAAGCAGAAACAAGTGTCGTTGGAGTAA
- the istA gene encoding IS21 family transposase, producing MIQDLNSQGFNVSEISRQTGYDRKTVKKYLDLKTVPQAQKREGRGSKLDPYKPYILEKLNSGPYTASRLFREIKKMGFDGGYTIVKDYVREIRPKQAVPAVLRYETKPGVQSQVDWAEMASIEVGEKTSRIYCFNMILGYSRMRYIEFTLSMDTATLIQCHINAFQYFGGCTQEILYDNMKQVVIKRALKASNSQWNSQFEDFFKHYGFIPRLCRPYRPQTKGKIENTVGYVKRDLFLGINFVSMNDLNEQALKWLERVNSTVHGTTHEIPLDRFKIEELLPLNQHPYRMVRKEKRMVSRDCYVSYRGNKYSVPYRFAGRLSEVHIGEGKLQIYVDNEQLCEHEIIPGNSRVVRNKEHFAGLLSEILKQNSQCRKPPQTPVRMSDVEVEKRPLDVYDAFCEGGSA from the coding sequence GTGATACAAGACTTAAATTCGCAAGGCTTTAACGTAAGTGAGATATCCAGACAAACCGGTTATGACAGAAAAACAGTAAAGAAATACCTTGATCTGAAAACTGTGCCTCAGGCACAGAAACGTGAGGGAAGAGGCAGCAAACTTGATCCTTACAAACCTTACATTCTTGAGAAGCTCAATAGCGGACCTTATACTGCATCCCGATTATTTCGTGAAATAAAAAAAATGGGTTTTGATGGCGGTTATACAATTGTTAAGGATTATGTGAGAGAAATAAGGCCTAAACAGGCAGTACCTGCGGTACTGCGTTATGAGACAAAGCCAGGTGTTCAGTCTCAGGTAGATTGGGCAGAAATGGCATCAATAGAAGTTGGAGAAAAGACATCAAGAATCTACTGTTTCAACATGATACTGGGATATTCCAGGATGAGGTATATCGAATTCACCCTGAGCATGGATACTGCCACCCTCATTCAATGTCATATCAATGCTTTCCAATACTTCGGAGGATGTACACAGGAGATCCTCTATGACAACATGAAACAGGTTGTCATCAAAAGAGCTTTAAAGGCATCGAATTCACAATGGAACTCACAGTTTGAGGATTTCTTCAAGCACTATGGATTCATCCCACGATTATGCAGACCTTACAGACCTCAGACAAAAGGAAAGATTGAAAATACTGTTGGGTATGTAAAACGGGATCTGTTCCTTGGAATAAATTTTGTATCAATGAACGATCTGAATGAACAGGCTCTCAAATGGCTGGAAAGGGTCAATTCTACCGTACATGGGACTACCCATGAGATTCCACTGGATCGGTTCAAAATCGAGGAATTACTGCCTCTTAACCAACATCCTTACAGGATGGTCAGAAAAGAGAAGAGAATGGTTTCAAGAGACTGTTACGTTTCATATAGGGGGAACAAATATTCTGTTCCATATAGATTTGCAGGAAGATTATCTGAGGTACATATAGGAGAAGGGAAGTTACAGATCTATGTTGATAATGAACAGCTATGCGAACATGAGATCATTCCTGGAAATAGCAGAGTGGTCAGGAATAAAGAACACTTTGCTGGATTATTAAGTGAGATACTAAAACAGAATTCACAATGCAGGAAACCTCCTCAAACACCTGTCAGGATGTCTGATGTAGAGGTTGAGAAGAGACCTCTTGATGTTTATGATGCATTCTGTGAAGGGGGTTCAGCATGA
- the istB gene encoding IS21-like element helper ATPase IstB — protein MNPLIYDRLHSNLLYLKLNTVEQTLDNYLELAAKDGRTTMEVLDHLFEQERIHREADAIERRTKLAVFPIRKTLDEFDLDFQLSIDRAVIDDLATLRFVHNEENVVLLGPPGVGKTHLAIALGMETVKAGFSVYFINAGNLIERLKKANREGILEKKLREFTRYKLLIIDEMGYLPFDEEGAHCFFQLISKRYERSSTIFTSNKSYGQWGEIFQDNVIASAVLDRILHHCTTINIKGESYRLKDRRKVGLQIGKL, from the coding sequence ATGAACCCTCTGATCTATGACAGATTACATAGTAACCTGTTGTATCTGAAATTGAATACTGTGGAGCAGACATTAGATAATTATCTGGAACTTGCTGCAAAGGATGGTAGAACAACAATGGAGGTTCTTGATCATCTTTTTGAGCAGGAAAGAATACACAGGGAAGCTGATGCAATTGAGAGAAGAACTAAGCTTGCTGTGTTCCCGATAAGAAAAACACTGGATGAATTCGATCTAGATTTCCAGTTATCAATTGATAGAGCTGTTATCGATGATCTGGCTACTCTGAGATTTGTTCACAATGAAGAGAATGTTGTACTGCTTGGTCCTCCGGGAGTGGGAAAAACACATCTTGCAATTGCCCTTGGAATGGAAACTGTAAAAGCAGGTTTTTCTGTTTATTTCATCAATGCAGGAAACCTTATTGAGAGGTTGAAAAAGGCAAATAGGGAAGGAATTCTTGAGAAGAAGCTCAGGGAATTCACCCGATACAAGTTACTCATTATCGATGAAATGGGCTATCTCCCTTTTGATGAAGAGGGTGCTCATTGCTTCTTTCAATTGATATCCAAACGCTATGAAAGGAGTTCTACAATCTTTACTTCAAATAAATCATATGGTCAGTGGGGTGAGATATTCCAGGACAATGTGATTGCGTCTGCTGTTCTTGACAGGATATTACATCACTGTACTACGATCAATATCAAAGGTGAAAGTTACAGGCTAAAGGACAGGAGAAAAGTGGGATTGCAAATAGGGAAACTGTAA
- a CDS encoding NosD domain-containing protein yields the protein MRLSNILIFVVILYMCSTQITIGSNNSLSDVRNYVYTEPCYPDLTGDNIVIGIWEVGENQTTERHHKVNATLSEFQNRVTVMEDYDNVSSHATSVALIIGSNPGDATERGMAPDIEMWSYNSGNDYNEIKTASVDLTSHSYGKNSSLGGYLDYALEFDKAIRENNTISFKSAGNKFYVKENSTGSGYGSISRPGTAKNIITVGATNNSQFDEVAYFSSSGPTDDGRLKPEIVAPGYKIDLEPNPYPDQKPISGTSLACPVVSGSAALVLEQWQKNHQEDMLPSTMKALLVHTANNDGNGPTFRSGYGMLDTREAVELVILDETEDTAIIQDFSTFATGDNSTEMILTVPAHTAELKVTLAWSDKEGILPTTLWNDLDLVIYGPGGDIYEPWILDPANPEDPATTGSDDLNPLEMVQIVDPDAGTYRINISGSIDEPSQSFSLVTSVKSNVYDGADIVLVIDSSVSMNWSDHYDLRKDAAKLFVDIVDDNDQMAVVDFDFDAIIRESLCNVGDNRGSLKDAIDEIDSDGTTNIDHGLEAGYSELNGANAIFSHSKGAILFSDGGGLYPSSAVSSYVSKGWPIYTIAYGGSSSSKSIMKNIAQATGGVYYDSQEDFGLLEIYTGIIIDKLKLIESAIYQIHSEKHTISAGESIEGAIATDSTINFFEVALFYWYYGESSTSSAGIPARFSENESENSLEYVEDTAWEDENSTFVTLSQEYIPLNNISLVLYYPNGTEVPLNASSSTGTDDPEIIYNYTYGYEIYKINKQLPGNWTYNITSTQDSIWEYALVVNANTSITFDPILDKTEYSTGERVHINVNLFSETQGISDANVTAYMTLPDQTTCNISLIDMGNGSYVQDLGYAMQEGTYEIMVEVVKGDVVRQKCLGFEAIDPSWVNFVADVRFGMAPCTVNFTDLSANATEWEWDVDGDGVVDYVTQNVSHTYNSTGTYTVSLTVGNGTDYGTETKLSYIGISLIVDDSGGADYTTIQAAVNAAIDGQTILVYPGTYNENVNVNKQLNITSTGGAAVTYVIAANANDDVFDVTADGVTISGFNVSGATGDYRGGISLAPSSNYNTLISNIASNNNKGIFLSNSDNNLLTNNTALNNNDGIYLLGAENNVLTNNIASNNNDGIYLLGAENSVLTNNIASNNNRGIFLSNSDNNLLTNNTASNNNAGIFLLGAENNVLTNNTASNNGVEGIILKGSSNNNTFTGNIASNNEFGGICLVTSSNNMLTGNTVANNGDDGIFLRDSSNNLVYNNFFNNTENAIFYGTCTGNVWNITKTTGLNIVGGPYRGGNYWATPNGTGFSQTCNDADGDRICDSDYALGGENIDYLPLAEHEPGNGNIITVDDSSGADYTTIQAAVNAAIPGNTILVYPGIYIENVDVGKPLDIKSTGGAAVTSVTAAYSNDSVFEITADGVAIDGFSVNGAGGDKSGIYLNSSGNITLANNIVSNNGLYGIFLIDSSNNLIYNNFFNNTENAFFYGACTGNVWNITKTTGLNIVGGPYRGGNYWATPNGTGFSQTCNDVDGDRICDSGYALGGENIDYLPLAEVNVISVDDSGGEDYTTIQAAVTAASQGDTILVYPGTYSENVDVDKQLNIVSTGGGAVTSVTAASSDDHVFEVTVDGVMINGFSMSSSATGNSYYAGICLESSNNSTLVNNIASNSNCGILLKSSCNCMLENNTASNNKNNYTGWSGIHLHSSDNNTLVNNKASNNAAYGILLKSSCNNTLVNNIALSNPQHGILLYNNSNSNTLAGNIVLNNENAGIFLGNSGNNLIYNNFFNNTENALFYGTCTGNVWNITRTAGMNIVGGPYLGGNYWAKPDGTGFSQTCNDTDGDGICDSSYVISGDHIDYLPLAEVNVISVDDSGGAAYTTIQAAVNAASPGHTILVYPGTYIENVNVDKQLNITSTDGAAVTSVAAADSNDHVFEITADGVTIDGFSVSGVGDDKPGIYLTSSGSTLANNIVSNNDMGISLEYSNNSMLVNNTVSDGVWFGICLYLSNNNTVIDNTVSTHAMGILMTSSVNNTLEYNKVSNNGWYGIFLIDSNNDRIYNNFFNNTVNTYFSGTCTGNIWNTTKTAGVNIFGGPYLGGNYWATPSGTGFSQIGNDTNGDGICESIHALNGDNVDFLPLGGLQDWNPWNDFDSAGSPDGRYITIDEYNEAYTCHVNNTPAPKTGATIDIGRVIALYTAYYNNEPM from the coding sequence ATGAGGTTAAGCAATATTCTTATTTTTGTAGTTATACTGTATATGTGTTCAACACAAATAACAATCGGTTCTAATAATTCCCTTTCAGATGTAAGGAATTATGTGTACACTGAACCATGTTATCCTGACTTGACCGGAGACAATATTGTAATAGGTATCTGGGAAGTGGGGGAAAATCAAACTACTGAAAGGCATCACAAGGTGAACGCCACACTTTCCGAATTTCAGAATCGAGTAACTGTAATGGAAGATTATGATAATGTGTCATCCCATGCAACCTCGGTGGCTCTGATTATCGGTTCCAATCCAGGAGATGCTACTGAGAGGGGTATGGCTCCCGATATAGAGATGTGGTCATATAATTCTGGAAATGACTACAATGAAATAAAAACAGCAAGTGTGGATCTTACTAGCCACTCTTATGGAAAAAATAGTTCTCTGGGAGGATATCTGGACTATGCATTAGAGTTTGATAAAGCAATAAGAGAAAACAACACAATCTCGTTTAAATCGGCTGGCAATAAATTTTATGTTAAGGAAAACAGCACGGGTTCAGGATATGGATCTATTTCAAGGCCGGGGACTGCTAAAAATATTATCACGGTGGGTGCAACCAATAACTCTCAGTTTGATGAAGTGGCTTACTTCAGTAGTTCAGGCCCCACGGACGACGGCAGGCTCAAGCCAGAGATAGTGGCACCGGGATACAAAATAGATCTGGAACCCAATCCCTATCCGGACCAAAAACCAATTTCCGGTACCTCTTTAGCTTGCCCTGTGGTTTCCGGCTCTGCTGCTCTGGTGCTGGAACAATGGCAGAAAAATCATCAGGAAGACATGCTACCCTCCACCATGAAAGCCCTGCTGGTGCATACCGCAAACAATGATGGCAATGGCCCCACCTTCCGCTCCGGCTACGGCATGCTGGATACGCGGGAAGCCGTGGAACTTGTGATCCTTGATGAGACTGAGGATACCGCCATTATTCAGGATTTCAGTACATTTGCCACTGGTGATAATTCCACAGAAATGATCCTCACGGTGCCCGCCCACACGGCGGAACTCAAGGTAACCCTTGCCTGGAGTGACAAGGAAGGTATTTTACCCACTACCTTGTGGAATGATCTTGACCTCGTGATCTATGGCCCTGGGGGCGATATCTACGAGCCCTGGATACTTGACCCCGCTAATCCCGAAGACCCCGCCACAACCGGAAGCGATGATCTCAATCCCCTCGAGATGGTGCAGATAGTCGATCCTGATGCCGGAACTTATCGAATTAATATTTCCGGGAGCATTGATGAGCCGTCGCAGTCTTTCTCTTTGGTGACTAGTGTCAAATCCAACGTGTACGACGGTGCTGATATTGTGCTTGTGATCGATAGTTCGGTAAGTATGAATTGGAGCGATCACTATGATTTAAGAAAAGACGCTGCAAAACTATTTGTTGATATTGTGGATGATAACGACCAGATGGCGGTTGTAGATTTTGATTTTGATGCAATAATTAGGGAATCTCTTTGCAATGTTGGCGATAATCGAGGTTCTTTGAAAGATGCAATTGATGAAATCGACAGTGATGGAACAACAAATATCGATCATGGGTTGGAGGCAGGGTATAGTGAGCTCAATGGAGCAAATGCTATATTTTCCCACTCCAAAGGAGCTATTTTGTTTAGTGATGGAGGAGGTCTCTACCCTTCTTCGGCGGTTTCTTCATATGTATCAAAGGGATGGCCCATATACACAATTGCCTATGGCGGTAGCTCCTCAAGCAAAAGTATAATGAAAAACATTGCTCAGGCTACCGGAGGGGTTTATTACGACTCACAGGAGGATTTTGGATTACTAGAAATATATACCGGAATTATTATTGATAAACTGAAATTAATTGAGTCAGCCATTTATCAAATTCACAGTGAAAAGCACACAATATCAGCCGGTGAAAGTATCGAAGGCGCTATTGCCACGGATTCAACCATTAATTTTTTTGAAGTTGCTTTGTTTTACTGGTATTACGGCGAAAGCAGCACTTCATCCGCGGGGATTCCTGCGAGATTCAGTGAAAACGAATCTGAAAATAGTCTTGAATATGTTGAAGATACGGCATGGGAGGATGAAAACAGTACTTTTGTGACCCTTTCGCAGGAATATATTCCACTGAATAATATAAGTCTGGTACTTTATTATCCGAACGGAACCGAAGTTCCCCTGAATGCCAGCAGTTCCACAGGGACGGATGACCCTGAAATTATCTATAACTACACTTATGGCTATGAAATCTACAAGATTAACAAACAGCTTCCGGGCAACTGGACCTACAACATAACTTCAACGCAGGACAGTATCTGGGAATATGCATTAGTGGTAAATGCAAACACCTCCATAACATTTGACCCCATCCTTGACAAAACGGAGTACTCCACAGGGGAACGGGTACATATTAATGTAAACCTGTTTAGCGAGACACAGGGAATTAGTGATGCTAATGTCACCGCATATATGACATTGCCTGACCAGACAACCTGCAATATAAGCCTGATTGACATGGGTAATGGTTCTTATGTGCAGGACCTTGGCTATGCCATGCAGGAAGGGACATATGAGATCATGGTGGAGGTGGTAAAAGGCGATGTCGTCCGGCAGAAATGTCTTGGATTCGAAGCTATTGATCCTTCCTGGGTAAATTTTGTTGCCGACGTCAGGTTTGGAATGGCTCCCTGCACGGTAAACTTTACCGATCTTTCAGCCAATGCTACTGAATGGGAATGGGATGTCGACGGAGATGGTGTGGTTGATTATGTAACACAGAACGTCTCCCATACATATAATTCGACAGGTACCTACACTGTTTCCCTGACTGTCGGGAACGGAACTGATTACGGTACTGAAACGAAACTGTCCTACATTGGTATATCACTGATAGTGGATGACAGCGGAGGTGCGGATTATACCACTATACAGGCTGCGGTCAATGCCGCCATCGATGGACAAACAATTCTCGTATATCCGGGTACTTACAATGAGAATGTGAACGTAAATAAACAGTTGAACATCACGTCAACAGGCGGAGCTGCGGTTACGTATGTAATTGCTGCAAATGCAAATGATGATGTTTTCGATGTCACTGCTGATGGTGTGACAATCAGCGGATTCAATGTGAGCGGTGCTACTGGTGATTATCGGGGAGGGATAAGTTTGGCTCCTTCCTCCAACTACAACACGTTGATCAGCAACATAGCATCGAATAATAATAAAGGCATATTTCTATCTAACTCGGACAACAACTTGCTGACTAACAATACAGCATTAAACAATAATGACGGCATATATCTACTTGGGGCCGAAAACAACGTGCTGACCAACAATATAGCATCAAACAATAATGACGGCATATATCTACTTGGGGCCGAAAACAGCGTGTTGACTAACAATATAGCATCAAATAATAATAGAGGTATATTTCTATCTAACTCGGACAACAACTTGCTGACTAACAATACAGCATCAAACAATAATGCCGGCATATTTCTACTTGGGGCCGAAAACAACGTGTTGACTAACAATACAGCATCAAACAATGGGGTTGAAGGCATCATTCTGAAGGGTTCCAGCAACAACAACACGTTTACTGGAAACATAGCATCAAACAATGAGTTTGGCGGCATCTGTCTGGTTACTTCTAGCAACAACATGCTTACTGGAAACACAGTAGCAAACAATGGCGATGACGGCATCTTTCTGAGGGATTCCAGCAACAACCTGGTCTACAATAACTTCTTCAACAACACTGAAAACGCCATTTTTTACGGCACATGTACCGGCAATGTCTGGAACATCACCAAGACCACAGGTTTGAACATCGTTGGCGGACCGTACCGCGGTGGGAACTACTGGGCCACACCAAATGGCACAGGATTCAGCCAGACCTGCAATGATGCGGACGGCGACAGAATCTGTGATTCGGACTATGCTTTGGGAGGAGAAAATATCGATTATCTGCCTCTGGCAGAACATGAACCAGGAAATGGAAATATTATTACTGTAGACGACAGCAGCGGTGCGGATTATACCACCATACAAGCAGCTGTCAATGCCGCCATTCCGGGTAACACCATCCTTGTATATCCCGGTATTTACATTGAGAACGTGGATGTGGGTAAGCCACTGGATATCAAGTCAACGGGTGGTGCTGCCGTCACAAGTGTCACTGCCGCTTACTCCAATGACTCTGTCTTTGAGATTACAGCCGACGGCGTGGCTATAGACGGGTTCAGTGTGAATGGTGCCGGAGGTGACAAGTCAGGTATCTACCTGAATTCCTCCGGCAACATTACGCTTGCAAACAATATCGTATCAAACAATGGTCTGTACGGTATCTTTCTGATTGATTCCAGCAACAACCTGATCTACAATAACTTCTTCAACAACACTGAAAACGCCTTCTTTTACGGCGCATGTACCGGCAATGTCTGGAACATCACCAAGACCACAGGTTTGAACATCGTTGGCGGACCGTACCGCGGTGGGAACTACTGGGCCACACCAAATGGCACAGGATTCAGCCAGACCTGCAATGATGTGGACGGCGACAGAATCTGTGATTCGGGCTATGCTCTGGGAGGAGAAAATATCGATTATCTGCCCCTGGCAGAAGTAAATGTTATTTCGGTTGATGACAGCGGTGGCGAGGATTATACCACAATACAGGCAGCAGTCACTGCCGCCAGCCAAGGCGACACCATCCTTGTGTATCCCGGTACTTACAGTGAGAACGTGGATGTAGATAAGCAGCTGAATATAGTATCAACAGGTGGTGGTGCTGTCACAAGTGTCACTGCCGCTTCTTCCGATGACCACGTATTTGAGGTTACGGTTGACGGGGTGATGATCAATGGCTTCAGTATGAGCAGTAGTGCTACAGGTAATTCCTACTATGCTGGCATCTGTCTGGAATCTTCCAACAACAGCACCCTAGTAAACAATATAGCATCGAACAGTAATTGCGGAATCCTTCTGAAGTCTTCCTGCAATTGCATGCTGGAAAACAACACAGCATCGAACAACAAGAACAACTACACTGGTTGGAGTGGGATCCATCTGCATTCATCCGACAATAATACACTGGTAAACAACAAAGCCTCAAACAACGCCGCTTACGGAATCCTTCTGAAGTCTTCCTGCAACAATACCTTGGTAAACAACATAGCCCTAAGCAATCCACAGCATGGTATATTGCTATATAATAACAGCAATAGCAACACTTTGGCAGGTAATATAGTATTAAACAACGAAAATGCAGGTATCTTTCTGGGAAATTCAGGCAACAACCTGATCTACAATAATTTCTTCAACAACACTGAAAACGCCCTCTTTTACGGCACATGTACCGGCAATGTCTGGAACATCACCCGGACAGCAGGCATGAACATTGTTGGCGGACCGTATCTCGGTGGGAACTACTGGGCCAAACCTGATGGAACCGGATTCAGCCAGACTTGCAATGATACGGACGGAGACGGTATCTGTGATTCAAGCTATGTTATAAGTGGAGATCATATCGATTACCTGCCGCTGGCAGAAGTAAATGTTATTTCGGTTGATGACAGTGGTGGTGCGGCTTATACAACAATACAGGCAGCAGTCAATGCCGCCAGTCCGGGTCACACCATCCTTGTGTATCCCGGTACTTACATTGAGAATGTGAATGTAGATAAGCAACTAAATATCACTTCAACAGATGGTGCCGCCGTCACAAGTGTCGCTGCTGCTGACTCCAATGACCATGTCTTTGAGATTACAGCTGACGGTGTGACCATAGACGGGTTCAGTGTGAGTGGTGTTGGAGATGACAAGCCAGGCATCTATCTGACTTCTTCCGGCAGTACGCTTGCAAATAACATCGTATCAAACAACGATATGGGTATTAGTCTGGAATATTCCAACAACAGCATGCTTGTAAACAACACAGTATCAGACGGTGTTTGGTTCGGCATCTGTCTGTATCTTTCCAACAACAACACGGTGATCGACAATACAGTATCAACTCATGCAATGGGCATTCTTATGACTTCTTCTGTCAACAACACGCTGGAATACAACAAGGTGTCAAACAATGGTTGGTACGGCATCTTTCTGATTGATTCCAACAACGACCGGATTTACAACAATTTCTTCAACAACACTGTAAACACCTATTTTTCCGGAACTTGCACCGGAAATATCTGGAACACAACAAAAACCGCAGGTGTGAATATCTTCGGCGGGCCTTATCTTGGTGGCAACTATTGGGCAACTCCAAGTGGAACTGGATTCAGCCAGATCGGCAATGATACGAATGGGGATGGTATTTGTGAATCAATTCATGCATTAAATGGTGATAATGTGGATTTCCTTCCTCTGGGGGGATTGCAGGATTGGAACCCCTGGAACGACTTTGATTCTGCCGGTTCACCGGATGGACGTTATATCACAATCGATGAGTATAATGAGGCATACACTTGTCATGTAAACAATACACCTGCTCCGAAGACCGGTGCAACCATTGACATTGGCAGGGTGATCGCATTGTACACTGCATACTACAACAATGAACCGATGTAA
- a CDS encoding DUF2023 family protein, whose amino-acid sequence MAGVIALNGSSEGILDIHAHESMQILRHHLYEYQKGLRNLILYTTNVYSEEEVVSLLEKKGVSYLVRRASESKINVFFGDEMCINVLKNIGDKCLSEYTDEEDFILGIMLGYDRLQQCNRYLSRKNRSKIIEMLL is encoded by the coding sequence ATGGCAGGCGTGATCGCATTGAACGGAAGCAGTGAAGGTATTCTGGATATACATGCGCATGAAAGTATGCAAATTTTGAGGCACCACCTCTATGAATACCAAAAAGGTCTCCGAAATCTCATCCTCTATACAACGAATGTTTATTCTGAGGAAGAAGTTGTTAGCCTGCTTGAGAAAAAAGGGGTAAGCTATTTGGTCCGGCGGGCTTCGGAATCAAAGATCAATGTCTTCTTTGGAGATGAAATGTGCATCAATGTACTTAAGAACATAGGCGATAAATGCCTTTCGGAGTATACAGATGAGGAGGATTTCATACTTGGAATCATGCTTGGCTATGACAGATTGCAACAATGCAATCGTTATCTTTCAAGAAAGAACAGAAGCAAGATAATTGAAATGCTCTTGTGA
- a CDS encoding chemotaxis protein CheW yields the protein MDNISASTADMPDELLQMVVFQLGGEEFGVEIMKVQEIIRMPVITQIPQSPDYVEGVINLRGRIIVVVNLDKRFNLISKEVDDHSRIIVVEIGENVVGMIVDSVNEVMRIPASSVDPTPEFAMSNVSREYITGVGKMEDRLLIFLDLVRILDEKEIEETSNIN from the coding sequence ATGGATAATATTTCAGCATCAACAGCAGATATGCCAGATGAATTATTACAGATGGTTGTCTTCCAGCTCGGAGGTGAGGAATTTGGTGTAGAGATTATGAAAGTGCAGGAGATAATAAGAATGCCTGTGATCACTCAGATTCCCCAATCGCCTGATTATGTAGAAGGGGTTATAAACCTTCGTGGAAGAATCATCGTTGTGGTCAATCTTGATAAACGCTTTAATCTAATATCCAAAGAAGTTGATGATCATTCACGCATAATTGTTGTTGAAATCGGTGAGAATGTTGTAGGTATGATTGTAGATTCAGTTAATGAAGTAATGAGAATACCTGCTTCAAGTGTTGATCCAACTCCAGAATTTGCTATGTCAAATGTAAGTCGGGAGTACATAACAGGTGTAGGTAAGATGGAAGACCGTCTTTTAATATTCCTTGATCTTGTTAGAATACTTGATGAAAAAGAGATTGAAGAGACTTCAAATATTAACTGA